From a single Bdellovibrionales bacterium CG10_big_fil_rev_8_21_14_0_10_45_34 genomic region:
- the hflX gene encoding GTPase HflX → MNDQLSTHVHRKRAVLVGVGLKSQDILETKNSLTELVELAHSAQIDVVGLLHQFVEKYNPATLMGSGKAEEIVQLIAETRAQLVILDQRLSGVQQRNLEQVFNVVVLDRTQLILEIFAQRAHSFEGKLQVDLARLLDLSSRMVGAWQGSLSRQGAGIGTRGPGERALERDRRIIKNRISQIKKELSSVGQNRAQHRAQRRKQQIPTVALIGYTNVGKSTLLNQLTQSEVPAEDKLFATLDPTTRKLWLGGTPRAVLVDTVGFIRNLPTQLIEAFKATLEESSEADLLLHVVDLSNSQWPQQMEVVNSLMKELKWDIPIICVFNKIELAPPEAKFKVRESPRAFVSALTGEGIPQLKQLIKENLESRQTKIELFIPKELHHKIFELGRESKILSQEEGTQGTVCLALISPTLVGKWREYMTGAEYV, encoded by the coding sequence ATCAACGATCAACTTAGTACTCACGTTCACAGAAAGCGAGCCGTTCTCGTAGGCGTCGGTCTAAAGTCCCAAGATATTCTTGAGACAAAAAATTCTCTTACGGAACTTGTAGAGCTGGCACATTCTGCACAAATCGATGTCGTGGGTTTACTTCACCAGTTTGTCGAAAAGTACAATCCCGCTACGCTCATGGGGAGTGGAAAGGCTGAAGAGATTGTCCAGCTTATCGCAGAGACACGCGCGCAACTTGTTATTTTGGATCAGCGCTTATCGGGGGTTCAACAGAGAAACTTGGAGCAGGTTTTTAATGTCGTAGTCCTTGATCGCACTCAATTGATACTTGAGATTTTTGCTCAGCGCGCCCATAGCTTCGAGGGTAAATTGCAGGTCGATCTGGCCCGACTTTTGGATTTGAGTTCAAGAATGGTGGGGGCCTGGCAAGGCTCCCTTTCAAGGCAAGGAGCTGGTATCGGAACCAGGGGGCCTGGAGAAAGAGCTCTCGAACGCGATCGGCGAATAATTAAAAACAGAATTTCTCAGATTAAAAAAGAGCTTTCATCCGTAGGGCAAAATCGAGCACAACATCGGGCTCAGCGTCGCAAGCAACAGATTCCTACTGTGGCACTCATTGGATACACAAACGTCGGCAAAAGTACTCTGTTAAACCAACTCACTCAAAGTGAAGTGCCTGCTGAAGATAAGCTTTTTGCAACACTCGACCCCACGACACGGAAGCTTTGGTTAGGAGGTACGCCTCGCGCAGTTCTGGTTGATACCGTTGGGTTTATCCGTAATTTACCTACTCAGTTGATTGAAGCATTTAAAGCCACACTAGAAGAAAGTTCTGAAGCTGATCTGCTCCTCCATGTCGTGGACTTGTCCAACTCGCAGTGGCCCCAACAAATGGAAGTGGTGAATAGTCTTATGAAAGAGCTTAAATGGGACATACCCATTATTTGCGTTTTCAACAAAATTGAATTGGCTCCTCCTGAAGCAAAGTTTAAGGTCCGAGAGTCACCTCGCGCATTTGTGAGCGCGCTAACGGGCGAGGGCATTCCCCAGTTGAAGCAGCTCATTAAGGAAAACTTGGAATCACGGCAAACCAAAATTGAATTGTTTATTCCAAAAGAGCTTCACCATAAAATTTTTGAGCTCGGACGCGAGTCAAAGATCTTGAGTCAAGAAGAGGGCACTCAGGGGACTGTTTGTCTAGCTCTTATTTCTCCTACGCTTGTAGGAAAGTGGCGCGAATACATGACTGGCGCAGAATATGTTTAA
- a CDS encoding DUF2817 domain-containing protein — MRTFVLGKSAGNLPILAYEFGYSGPKVLILGGVHGDETEGVVCAQGLLNRFLLAFSLRLQCTIVPIFNPDGVFSHKRTNANDVDLNRNLPTNDWTADWVNPRYKPGQFAASEPESQTLVKYIGEFKPRWILSLHSWKPLLNVNGRCLRQAETISTYTGYPIEDSIGYPTPGCLGTYAGLERDFPTLTYEIERGLPTEKVLGIHVPAVWESLKSTESEEK, encoded by the coding sequence TTGAGAACTTTTGTACTTGGTAAATCGGCAGGCAACCTTCCGATTCTTGCGTATGAGTTTGGGTACAGCGGACCAAAAGTCTTGATTCTCGGAGGAGTTCACGGCGACGAGACAGAAGGAGTGGTTTGCGCACAGGGTTTGTTGAACAGATTCCTGTTGGCGTTTTCATTGAGGCTTCAGTGTACGATTGTTCCCATTTTCAATCCTGACGGTGTGTTTTCACACAAGCGGACGAATGCAAATGATGTAGATCTCAATCGAAATCTACCCACAAATGATTGGACAGCCGATTGGGTAAATCCCCGGTACAAGCCAGGCCAATTTGCAGCAAGTGAGCCAGAGTCACAGACATTGGTAAAATACATTGGAGAATTCAAACCAAGATGGATTCTCAGTCTTCATTCCTGGAAGCCACTATTAAATGTGAATGGTCGATGCCTAAGGCAAGCAGAAACCATTAGCACCTACACAGGCTATCCCATTGAAGATTCCATCGGATACCCAACTCCGGGATGCTTAGGGACCTACGCCGGATTAGAAAGAGACTTTCCGACTCTCACCTATGAAATAGAAAGAGGTCTACCGACTGAGAAGGTTTTGGGTATCCATGTTCCAGCGGTTTGGGAAAGTTTGAAGTCTACCGAAAGCGAAGAGAAATAA